A region of the Deltaproteobacteria bacterium HGW-Deltaproteobacteria-2 genome:
ACCGAAGCGGACTTTCTCGTACGACTTGCATGTGTTAGGCACGCCGCCAGCGTTTGTTCTGAGCCAGGATCAAACTCTCCAGTTTTAATCCTAGAAGAAAGATTTCTCTTTCTTTTTTCTCGCGTTATATCTCAAATAAAATTTGTTTGGACCCACAAATTCATTTTCCCACTATTCAATTTCCAAAGAGCCATATTTAAAAAAGAGTCTGTACTTAAAATTTAAGCAGCTAGATTCTTTTGTCAATATCGATTTCAAAAAACTTTAATGTTCAACCCGTTATAATTGGAAGTATCCGATACCTAAGAATTATACTACCGGTGAACCTATTGAAAATTTCAATTTAATTTCAAAAAACTTCAATCGAACAGAAGCGGACTTTTACTCCCTCTTTACGAATGTGTCAAGAAAAAAATTAAATTATTTTTATATTATTACTGAATAAGTTTTTATCTTTATTTTTCAATCACTTATCGAGCAGCATTTTATCACGTAATTCCCCCCAAAAAGTTGATACCAACATTTATTAAAAGAAACAATTATTAATTTTTCTTTCATTGGCAATATCTTAAGCTTGGTTATGACATCATTTGTTCGGGAATGGTGGTCACTTTTTTATTTGCAAATACAAAGCATTATGCAATACTGGCAGCACCTGCATGACCATCACCATCCTAATTGTTAGGAGTACGAATATGAAAAAATCATATATTTTGTCTCTTGATCAGGGAACTACCAGCTCACGTGCTATCTTATATGACCGTAATGGAAATGTTGCGGGCAAAGCACAAAAAGAATTTACGCAAATCTATCCTAAAGCTGGATGGGTAGAGCATGATCCGATGGAAATATGGGGATCGCAAAGTGGAGTTATTAGCGAAATTCTAGCTACTACCGCCATTGCTCCGAATGAAATAGCCGCCATCGGCATAACAAATCAACGCGAAACAACGGTGGTTTGGGATAGACAAACGGGAAAGCCTGTTTACAATGCTATTGTCTGGCAGTGCCGCCGCACAGCAGGAATATGCGACGAATTAAAATCTAAGGGATTAGAAAATTATATAAGGGAAAACACAGGATTGGTCGTAGATGCTTATTTCTCGGGGACTAAAGTAAAATGGATACTCGACAATGTTGAAGGGGTCAGAAAAAAAGCACAAAACGGCGAGCTGCTTTTCGGCACTATCGATACGTGGCTGATCTGGAATCTGACAAAAGGGAAAGTTCACGTGACCGACTACAGCAATGCTTCCCGCACAATGCTTTATAATATCAAAGAACTGAAATGGGATAAAAAAATATTAAAAGAATTGGACATTCCGGTGTCAATGTTACCGGAAGTAAAGCCTTCCAGTGAGGTTTACGGTTATACGGATGCCCGGCTGTTTGGAGTGGAAATACCCATAGCCGGAGACGCTGGTGATCAGCAGGCGGCCCTTTTCGGACAGGCCTGCTATACTCCGGGCATGGTTAAAAATACATACGGCACAGGCTGCTTTATGCTGATGCTGACGGGTGAAAAGCTTGTTCATTCGAAAAACGGCCTTTTGACCACCATCGCCTGGGGAATAAACAACAAGGTTGAATACGCACTGGAAGGAAGCATTTTTGTTGCCGGCGCCGCCATCCAGTGGCTGCGCGACAGCATGAAACTCATCTATGATGCAAAAGACAGCGAGTATTTTGCGACAAGGGTTGAAGATTCACTCGGTGTTTACGTTGTTCCAGCATTTGTCGGCCTGGGCGCTCCTTACTGGGATATGTATGCGCGCGGCGCGATTCTGGGATTGACCCGGGGAACGACAAGAAATCATATTATCCGCGCGACACTGGAATCCATTGCCTATCAAACCAGGGATGTTCTGGAACTAATGCGCAATGAATGCGGATTGGATTTATGTGAACTGCGCGTGGACGGCGGCGCCTGTGCCAATGATTTTCTAATGCAGTTTCAGTCGGATATTTTGGGCGTTCCCGTGGAACGGCCAAAAGTTATTGAAACCACGGCAATGGGCGCGGCCTATCTGGCGGGTTTGGCGGTGGGCTTCTGGAAGGATCAATCCATGATTGCTCAAAGACGCAAGATAGATCGTCGATTTAATCCGGCAATGAGTGAAGATAAAAGACAGGCGCTCTATGATGGCTGGAAAAAAGCCGTCGAGCGTGCAAGGCACTGGGAAACGGAGGCATAACAAATGTTCAAAGTTCAATGTTCTACGTTCAATGTTTAAGGACAACGAAAAATAAATAAAAATGATTAAAACGGATGTGATAATAATCGGTGGTGGAGCGACTGGATGCGGGATCGCCAGAGATCTGGCATTGCGCGGCATTCCTCATTGTCTTGTGGAAAAGGGCGACTTTGCGGCGGGAGCCACAGGTGCCTGCCATGGTCTTCTTCACAGCGGAGGAAGATATGCGGTTACCGACCCGCAGGCTGCCCGCGAATGTTACGAAGAAAATATTATACTCGGGAAAATCGGTAAAAAATGCGTCGAACAAACAGGAGGACTTTTTGTTCGCCTGCCCGGCGATTCCAAACGTTTCCGGGAAGTATTTCTCAGAGGTTGTGAAAACGTCGGGATTCCCGCAGAATCTATCTCTTCAACCAAAGCTTTTGAACTAGTGCCCAACCTGAATCGGGAAATCGAAGAGGCTATTAAAGTACCAGATTGTTCTATTGATCCGTTCCGCCTTTGCCTGCTCAATATTCGAACTTCTCAGCTTCAGGGCGGTATTATTTTCACGCGACATAAGGTTACGGAAATTATCAAATCACACGGCCGTTGTATCGGCATCAAAGCTATCGATCAGACCACAGGAACTATCAAAGAAATTCACGGCAATATTATCGTAAACGCAACCGGTGCATGGGCTAACATGGTTGCGTCTCTTGCCGGCTGTGAAGTGCCGATGACTCTGGTCAAAGGATCTCTGGTCATCACGAATCATCGTCTGACCAATATGGTAATTAACAGATTAAGACAACCGGCAGACGGCGACATCGTAGTGCCCAATGAAGCTGTTTGTCTGGCCGGAACAACATCGCTTGCCGTGGAAGACCCGGACAAAATAGATACTGCATCCGATGAAGTGGACACCATAATCGGCGAAGCAGGAAAAATGATTCCTCATTTCAATAATACCCGTATTATCCGGGCGTTTTCCGGCGTACGGCCCCTGCTCAAATCCGGTAAAACAGACAGCCATGAGATTTCCCGCGGCTTTCAGATTATCAATCACGAAAACGGCTTATACAGCATTGTGGGAGGAAAGCTTTCGACTTTCAGACTGATGGCAGAAAAGATGGTTGATACCATCATGGTTTCTTTTAATCTCAAAAAACATTGCGAAACTGCAGAAATACCACTTGACGGGCAGGAGGAATTGAGCGGCTACCCTCTCTCCAAACGCCTCGCCGATATAAAAAATATAGTATGTGAATGTGAACTCGTTACCAGACAGGATGTAGAAAGAATAATCAAACAAACCTCAACGCGCAATGTAGGCGATATTCAGCATCGGACGCGCCTGGGCATGGGACCGTGTCAGGGAGGTTTTTGTACTTTCCGCGCGCTCGGCATAATGAATGATATGAGCGTTATATCACCCGAACAATCCATGGAAATACTGCGCAGTTTTCTCCAACGCCGTTATAGAGGAATCAGGCATGCTCTCTGGGGTGATCAACTCCGCGAAGAACAACTGGTGGAATATATATATCTGGGAATTCTGGCCATGGAGAAATCCGAATGAGCGTTATCGAATATGATGTTGTTATCATCGGAGCGGGTGTGGGTGGTCTTACCGCCGGAGCACTTCTTTCCGAACGCGGTTTCAAAGTTGCCCTGGTTACCACCGGAGAACCAACCGCCTGTCTTTCCACCGGCTGCGTTGATGTCTGTTCCCGCACCGACAATCCCCTGCCGGGCATCAAAGAACTACCACCCGAACATCCTTTTCACCTTGTTGACGAAAAGATTATCAGGGAGTCTTTGAATTATTTCCAAACAGCAATGAAGGATATGGGTTTGCCATACACGGGTTCTATCGAAAAAAACCGTTTTGTTGTTTCCGCTCTGGGCACTTATAAAACTTCCTGCCTTGTACCCTCAACAATGGAAGCGGCGCCCCAGAATAACACAGACAGTGTTCATATCGTAACTTTCAAAGGGCTGAAAGATTTTTATCCCGGATATATTGTATCAAGACGCAAGAATACCAATTTCTCAGTATTCGATGCCGGTGTTTACTCCATCATGGGTATCGCCTCCCGTTTCGAGGATAAAAATTTCTTTGAAAGATTTATCGTATGGATGGACAAGCTTCATATTGATGAAGACAAAATCGGTTTGCCGGCCGTTATCGGTCTGGAATCGGCAAGTGAAATTGTTAACGCTATAGCGACTCTCATGGCTAAGCCTGTCTTTGAAATCCCGACTATTCCTCCCTCTATGCCCGGAAGAAGACTTTTTAACGCTTTGAAAAAATATTTCCGTAAAAAAGGCGGCACTATTTACTGGGCATGGCCGGTAATTGGATCAGAAAAAACAGGGAATCTCATTGAAGCAGTGACTACATACTCTGAAGGAAGACCTAACAGCATTAATGCCAGAGCTTTTATTCTAAGCACAGGTTCTTTTGTCGGCGGCGGTTTAACTGCCATGCGTGATGGTATCGTGGAAAATGTGTTTAATCTGCCTGTACACATTTCCGGCCCGCGCGAAACCTGGTTCGATAACGATTATTTTTCTTTGAATCATGGTATAGGCAGAGCAGGCATCATTGTTGATTCATCTATGCGTCCGGTTGATTCTCCCTGGGAGAATATATTCCTTTGCGGTGGAATTCTCGCCAACACTCAAATACTGAAAAACGGCTGCGGTCATGGTCTGGCTCTGGCGACAGCCCATACAGCGGCAAAGTCCTGTGCGGAGTATTTGTCTCATGACCTATGAACATTGCATACGCTGCACAATTTGTGTGGAAAATTGTCCCGTCTTCAGGGTGAATCCTGATTTCCCGGGGCCGAAACAAGCCGGACCTGACGCTCAGCGTTTCCGGTCGGAAAAGGAAAAAGTCCAGGATGAATGGGTTTTCCTGTGCAGCCAATGCAAACGCTGTGAAATGGCCTGTCCGTGCGGTGTGGAACCGGCACAAATTATTCTCCGGGAGCAGCAGAGATACGGCAAGGAACATCCACAGACTGCGGCTTATTTGCTTTTTGCCAACAATTATTATTTAAGCACTCTCGGTTCTTTTACGGCTCCGATAGCAAACAAAGTTGCTTCTATGGAACTGGGCAAGAATTTTATGCGTAAAATAGGAATATCAACATACCTGCCCTTCCCCAAATTCAGTTTCCGGACAATGAGCAAAGAGAAAAAGATTTTGAGTAAAAACATAAAAAAAGTCGCCTTTTTTTACGGATGTTTTATAAATTTCTACCGTCCTGATATTGGGAAAAAAATTGTCCGCCTTCTTGCCGCCATGAATGTGGATGTTGTCCTGCCGCCGCAGTGGTGTTGCGGACTACCCGCGTTGGGGAATGGAAATCTGGCGCTGGCCAGATACTTCGCGCAAAAAAATGCCTCTTCATTATCCGACTACATAGATGCCGGCTATGATATTGTTTATACGTGCACTTCCTGCGGACTTTGCCTTCTTCATGATTACCCCGGTATTATGGAAATTCCGCAGGGTAAAAAAATAGCCGAAAGCAGCTATAATCTTCATGAATATGTTATCAAACTCATTGATGAAGGATACTCCAAACCTGAATTTGAAAAAGTAAAGCGTAAAGTAGCCTATCACATTCCCTGTCATCTCAGAGCACTAAGAATCGGTTATCCGGCCCAGAAACTTATGTCATTGATCCCAGGTTTGGAATGTGAAATTTTTGATGACACCTGCTGCGGACTTTCCGGCAGTTACGGCTTTAAAGAAAAAAACGAGTTCACGGCCATAAAGATTGGTAACAGGGCTGTCTCTATAATCAAAAATTCCGGAGCTGAAAATATTGTTGCGGATTGCGGTTCCTGCCGGATGCAACTAAGTGGGCTCTCCGGTATAACCGCCCTGGATCCAGCGGAGATACTTTGCGAATCTCTTGGTATTAAAGATCAGAAATAAACCTTACGGCAAAACAACGTTCAAAATCCATAAGCGCTATTCCAAATCTTTTTTCATCCGGTCGAATTCCTCTTTGTTAATCTCGCCCTTGGCATATCGTTTTTTAAGAATATTCAGAGGCGTTTCCTGCTCCGAACCAACAACATTCTTAGCTTTCAAAGTCTGAATTATAAAATAAATCGCTATACCTAGAACGATTAAAAATATTAACCACATAAACATACCTCCGTATCCGTAACCATAGTTCATCATATATCCGTTTCCCCATTCGCGCATTGGCCCATAAGGACAACAACCTGCGACCAGGATTGGTAAGAACGACAAAAGAATAAAGAAAAATAATTTTTTCATTATCTTTGACTCCTTTCTACTTTATCTAAATATTCATCTCTTTAATTTTGATTCTACTTCTCGCAACAGGAAAAAGTTATTTACCATAGTTTAAACATCTATTTCCTAAAAGCAAGACCTGTTCAAACGCAATATTCCCGTAACGCCTGAGTATAATTTTATACTTTCTTGTCTGCCGACAAGATTCCTTCCTAAAGCAAAATTGACGAATTTTAAAAAATATGCAAGATTGCATCAAATAAGACAAAGACTAAACCAACTTCTTTAAGAAGAAAGGAGAGCACAAGATATGCCGGATGCGGATGGAATCAAAGAAGCCAAAATGTTTCATTGCGATATGCCTCAGCAAACACAGGGATTTTTTCTCAAAGGATCGAACTCTCTGGATTGGGGAATGAAAAACAGACTGGCCAGGATATTTAATCCAGTCTCCGGCCGGACAGTTATGCTGGCAATAGATCATGGTTATTTCCAGGGACCAACGACCGGCCTGGAAAGGGTTGATATTAATATCCTTCCTTTAGCGCCTTATGCGGATACCCTCATGCTGACAAGGGGAATTCTCCGCAGTGTGATACCACCTTCCTCTTCTCAGGCTATCGTACTGCGGGTTTCCGGAGGTGCCAGCATTCTCAAGGAACTCTCTAATGAAGAAATCGCTGTTGATATCGAAGACTCCATCCGTTTAAATGTCTGCGCCATGGCTGTACAGGTGTTTATCGGCGGTGAATATGAAAGACAGTCTATCATCAACATGACCAAAATGGTTGATATCGGTAACCGTTATGGAATTCCCACTCTCGCGGTCACGGCTGTAGGAAAGGATATGGCCCGCGATGCGAAATATTTTCGTCTGGCTTGTAGAATTTGCGCGGAACTTGGCGCCCACTACATTAAGACATATTATATAGATGAAGGTTTCGAAACCGTAACAGCTTCCTGCCCTGTGCCGATTGTCATGGCCGGCGGCAAGAAGATACCGGAGTTGGAAGCCCTGACCATGGCCTATAATGCCGTTCAAAAAGGTGCCGCCGGTGTGGATATGGGACGTAATATTTTCCAGTCAGATGCGCCGATTGCCATGATTCAAGCCGTGCGTGCTATCGTTCACAACAACGAGACTCCTAAAAAGGCTTTTGAGCTTTTCAAGACTTTGAAAAGATCAAAAGGATGAAATATTAATCCGAACCCCGCAGCGCTTGAAGCTTGCGGGATAATTCGATCAACAAACTTCAGCGCACTTTGTTTCTGAAGTTTGGGTCTCATTAAAAATGAAAGTCGCTCTCTGGTATAATAATAAAGATATCCGTATCAAAAATGTGCCGACTCCAAAGCCGAAGCAAAAGGAGATGCTGGTCAAGGTTATTTCCTGCGGCATCTGCGGCAGCGATATTGTAGAATGGTATCGCCTTCCGCGAGCGCCGCTGGTGCAGGGACATGAAATAGGCGCTGAAGTTGTTGCTGTCGGTAAATCAGTAAAGAAATATCGACCGGGTGACCGTGTCTTTATCGCTCCCAAAGTGCCCTGCATGAAATGTTCTTATTGCCGGAATGGGCACTACCCTCAATGTTCAGAAGTTAAAGAACGCCTTCCCGGTGGCTTTGCCGAATATATTCTTGTTCCGGAGATTTTAATAGAAAACGGAACTTATCTGCTTCCTCAAGACATTTCCTTTGATCAAAGCACCTTTATCGAGCCTCTGGCCTGCGTGGTGAGAGCGCAAAGGCTGGCCGGCGTAAAAAAGGGGCAAACCGTTTTGGTCATCGGTTGCGGAATGTCCGGTTTGCTTAACGTTAAACTGGCCCGAACAAAAGGATGCAGGATAATCGCCGCCGACATCAACCAAACAAAACTGGAAATTGCCAAACAAATGGGAGCCGATATTACCATCAATGCGGCGGATGATATTTCAAAGCAATTAGTAAAAGAAAGCTGTAAAAAAGCCGACGTCGTCTTTTTATGCGCCTCAGCTGATTCGGCGGTGGAGCAGGCATGGAAATGCGTGGATAAGGGCGGAGTTGTCGTGTTCTTTGCTGTTCCCGGACCGGATAAAAAAGTGGTTGTTCCGGTTAATGATTTCTGGATGAAGGAAATTACAATTCTCACTTCTTATTATTGCGGGCCACCGGATATTGTCGAAGCAATGAAATTAATAGAATGGCGCCATATTGTCGTGGACGACATGATTACGCACCGGCTTCCTTTAGCAAAAATTGTCAAAGGTTTTCAATTGGTTACAGATGGCAGAAAATCGATTAAGGTGATCATTAAGCCTAATGATGGTTAATTCTTCTTTACATTAATAGATATTTTTGTTACTAATTTACAAGCGGTTTTTGCAGTTCAATATAAGATTTTGCGTTAATTCTGTTTTATCTCCTGTGAAAATTCATTTTACGTTTTGAGTACCGCATTTAAAAAATTTTGAGAGAATACCCTGCAACAAAAAACAGGGGTATACTATAAAATATTTTTTTGGAGGATATTATGAAAAAATTATTAATTACGCTACTATTGACCTTATCTTTAGCCCTGCCCTGTTATGCCATTACCAGCAATGGTGTCGATTTCCCTGACACTTTAAAAGCCGGTAAAACGAACATAATATTCAACGGCTCCGGCATTCGGACAAAGGCATTTTTAGATATGTACGTGGCAGCGCTGTATCTGACAAAAAAACAGAGCAACTATACCGCTATTTTGGAGGCCGATGAACCTATGGCCATAAGGATAAACATCGTTTCCCACCTCATCAGTTCCGGTACTTTTATCAGTGCAACCAGAGCCGGCTTTGAACGCACCACCAACGGAAACACGGCCCCCATAAAGACCAAAATCGATATGCTGTGCGACGCGTTTAAGGACAAGATAAAAAAAGGAAGTATCTTCGATTTGATCTATGTACCCGGTGAGGGAACTTATATCTATCGTGACGGCACACTGAAAACAACAATTGAAGGCCTTGAGTTCAAAAAATATCTTTTCGGAATATGGATCATCGATAAGCCCTCGCACGGATGCGAATCGCTCCGCCGAGGCATGCTGGGATTACAGTAAACACCTTGTAAATAAAATACGTGAGGGGGCAAGCCCCCTCACGTATTGCTAGATTATATTTCTAATGAGCAATAGCTTCTTTAAGCTTCTGTGCTACCATTTTTTCTGTAAATAATTTTTCAATGGCATCACCAAGAGCAATGCCTGCCTGTTCTCCCAGAACTTCTTCAGAAAATAGAGCATATTCCTTTGAATAATTGCTTTCCACTTTACCTTCATAAAATATTTTGCCCTTAGTCACATCGGCGAAAACAAAATTTAATTTTATATTGGCTTTGCAGGAGTTTGTAGGAAATCCTTTAAGGCAGGAAATCTCCAACTCCTCTATATTGCCACCGATAAGTATATTGGCGATTCCCTGCGGCATGTTTTGTTCCTTTAAATTCCATTGTTCAATTTTATCGGGAACTTTATATCCAGCCTTTCTTAAATATTCTTTTATGCCATTGGCTACAGCCTTTGTTGCTTTGACATTCTTGGGCAATAGCAATACTTTTGTTCCGTCTGACTCCGTCACACGTCCAATTACAAGCCGGTCGTCCATCTGACGCGTATCGGTAAATTCAGCAACGGAAATAATGGCGCTAGAGGTTTTGTCGGCCTTTAAATATGCAGGGATAGCAGCCTGCTCCGCATCGTAGTATATATTAACGCTGTAGAGACTGGGACCGACGCAGCCCGTAAAAATGAAAATAGAAACCAGAAATATCCATTTCCATAAATAGTATAATTTGTTTACTTTCATGATTTACTCCTTTTTTATGCCAGACACTCTTCAGAAAACTGTTTTACATTTTCATCTTCACCCATTGCGATTAACCTGTCGCCTTCGGCAATAATATAATTGGCCATAGGATTGAAAATCATCTTTCCGGAATCCTTTTTCACGGCAACAATTATCAGTCCATAACGCTTGCGTATTCCTGAATCTTCCAGTGATTTAGAAATAAACTGTGAGTTTTTACAGACAGAAACTTCTTCCATGCGCAATTCCAGACTTTGCTGGCGGGTGGTAATTTCAATGAAGTCCAGCATAGCCGGACGCAAAATAGCCATAGCCATCCTGACACCGCCCAGTGTGTAGGGCGACATAACCCTATCCGCCCCCGCTCTAAGAAGCCTGTGCTCTGATTCTTCTTCCTCGGAGCGGGATATAATATACACTTGTTGATTGAGTTCTTTTGCCGTCAAAATAACGTAAAGATTTTCCGCGTCCGAAGGTAAAACACAAACAACGCCTTTAGCTCGTTTGATCCCAGCTTTAATCAATATTTTATCCTGTGTCGCATCTCCTTTGAAGCAAATAAAACCCTCATCCTGAGCCTTTTGAATTACCTCCGGACTGTTATCAATGACCACACACGGCATTTTCCCCGCCATTAATTCACGGCAAATCAAAAAACCTATACGACCGCCGCCGCATATTATATAATGATTATGCATTTTGTCGATTATTTTTTCCACTTTTCCCCTCCCCAATAGATTGCGCAGACGCCCTTCAATAAAAGTCTCCGCCAAAAGGACCAATGTATAAAACATCATGCCCACGCCAAAAATAATTACGAAAACCGCAAATAATTTGCCTGCCGTTGTTTCCGGTGAGAAATCCCCATATCCCACCGTAGATAAAGTAGCAATTGTAGTATAAAATGAATCAACAAAACTCCATCCTTCGATAAAATGAAAACCGAAGGTGCCAATTATAAAAATGGTTAATAAAATTATGAGGGCGATTTTTATTTTACTGGTAAATATCAAAAGTTTGTTTTCTCCTTTATGCTTCTTTATAATTGATCCGGAAATTTTCAAACATATTATTTATAAAACAATTAACAGCCGAAGAAAAATTATGGATACTTATACAAGTAATGCATAATTAATTCAAGTATTCAATTCTTCTCAGCAT
Encoded here:
- a CDS encoding electron transporter RnfE; its protein translation is MNYGYGYGGMFMWLIFLIVLGIAIYFIIQTLKAKNVVGSEQETPLNILKKRYAKGEINKEEFDRMKKDLE
- a CDS encoding potassium channel protein; the encoded protein is MKISGSIIKKHKGENKLLIFTSKIKIALIILLTIFIIGTFGFHFIEGWSFVDSFYTTIATLSTVGYGDFSPETTAGKLFAVFVIIFGVGMMFYTLVLLAETFIEGRLRNLLGRGKVEKIIDKMHNHYIICGGGRIGFLICRELMAGKMPCVVIDNSPEVIQKAQDEGFICFKGDATQDKILIKAGIKRAKGVVCVLPSDAENLYVILTAKELNQQVYIISRSEEEESEHRLLRAGADRVMSPYTLGGVRMAMAILRPAMLDFIEITTRQQSLELRMEEVSVCKNSQFISKSLEDSGIRKRYGLIIVAVKKDSGKMIFNPMANYIIAEGDRLIAMGEDENVKQFSEECLA
- a CDS encoding anaerobic glycerol-3-phosphate dehydrogenase subunit C; its protein translation is MVWLWRQPIQRQSPVRSICLMTYEHCIRCTICVENCPVFRVNPDFPGPKQAGPDAQRFRSEKEKVQDEWVFLCSQCKRCEMACPCGVEPAQIILREQQRYGKEHPQTAAYLLFANNYYLSTLGSFTAPIANKVASMELGKNFMRKIGISTYLPFPKFSFRTMSKEKKILSKNIKKVAFFYGCFINFYRPDIGKKIVRLLAAMNVDVVLPPQWCCGLPALGNGNLALARYFAQKNASSLSDYIDAGYDIVYTCTSCGLCLLHDYPGIMEIPQGKKIAESSYNLHEYVIKLIDEGYSKPEFEKVKRKVAYHIPCHLRALRIGYPAQKLMSLIPGLECEIFDDTCCGLSGSYGFKEKNEFTAIKIGNRAVSIIKNSGAENIVADCGSCRMQLSGLSGITALDPAEILCESLGIKDQK
- a CDS encoding anaerobic glycerol-3-phosphate dehydrogenase subunit A is translated as MIKTDVIIIGGGATGCGIARDLALRGIPHCLVEKGDFAAGATGACHGLLHSGGRYAVTDPQAARECYEENIILGKIGKKCVEQTGGLFVRLPGDSKRFREVFLRGCENVGIPAESISSTKAFELVPNLNREIEEAIKVPDCSIDPFRLCLLNIRTSQLQGGIIFTRHKVTEIIKSHGRCIGIKAIDQTTGTIKEIHGNIIVNATGAWANMVASLAGCEVPMTLVKGSLVITNHRLTNMVINRLRQPADGDIVVPNEAVCLAGTTSLAVEDPDKIDTASDEVDTIIGEAGKMIPHFNNTRIIRAFSGVRPLLKSGKTDSHEISRGFQIINHENGLYSIVGGKLSTFRLMAEKMVDTIMVSFNLKKHCETAEIPLDGQEELSGYPLSKRLADIKNIVCECELVTRQDVERIIKQTSTRNVGDIQHRTRLGMGPCQGGFCTFRALGIMNDMSVISPEQSMEILRSFLQRRYRGIRHALWGDQLREEQLVEYIYLGILAMEKSE
- a CDS encoding chalcone isomerase; amino-acid sequence: MKKLLITLLLTLSLALPCYAITSNGVDFPDTLKAGKTNIIFNGSGIRTKAFLDMYVAALYLTKKQSNYTAILEADEPMAIRINIVSHLISSGTFISATRAGFERTTNGNTAPIKTKIDMLCDAFKDKIKKGSIFDLIYVPGEGTYIYRDGTLKTTIEGLEFKKYLFGIWIIDKPSHGCESLRRGMLGLQ
- the glpB gene encoding anaerobic glycerol-3-phosphate dehydrogenase subunit B encodes the protein MSVIEYDVVIIGAGVGGLTAGALLSERGFKVALVTTGEPTACLSTGCVDVCSRTDNPLPGIKELPPEHPFHLVDEKIIRESLNYFQTAMKDMGLPYTGSIEKNRFVVSALGTYKTSCLVPSTMEAAPQNNTDSVHIVTFKGLKDFYPGYIVSRRKNTNFSVFDAGVYSIMGIASRFEDKNFFERFIVWMDKLHIDEDKIGLPAVIGLESASEIVNAIATLMAKPVFEIPTIPPSMPGRRLFNALKKYFRKKGGTIYWAWPVIGSEKTGNLIEAVTTYSEGRPNSINARAFILSTGSFVGGGLTAMRDGIVENVFNLPVHISGPRETWFDNDYFSLNHGIGRAGIIVDSSMRPVDSPWENIFLCGGILANTQILKNGCGHGLALATAHTAAKSCAEYLSHDL
- the glpK gene encoding glycerol kinase yields the protein MKKSYILSLDQGTTSSRAILYDRNGNVAGKAQKEFTQIYPKAGWVEHDPMEIWGSQSGVISEILATTAIAPNEIAAIGITNQRETTVVWDRQTGKPVYNAIVWQCRRTAGICDELKSKGLENYIRENTGLVVDAYFSGTKVKWILDNVEGVRKKAQNGELLFGTIDTWLIWNLTKGKVHVTDYSNASRTMLYNIKELKWDKKILKELDIPVSMLPEVKPSSEVYGYTDARLFGVEIPIAGDAGDQQAALFGQACYTPGMVKNTYGTGCFMLMLTGEKLVHSKNGLLTTIAWGINNKVEYALEGSIFVAGAAIQWLRDSMKLIYDAKDSEYFATRVEDSLGVYVVPAFVGLGAPYWDMYARGAILGLTRGTTRNHIIRATLESIAYQTRDVLELMRNECGLDLCELRVDGGACANDFLMQFQSDILGVPVERPKVIETTAMGAAYLAGLAVGFWKDQSMIAQRRKIDRRFNPAMSEDKRQALYDGWKKAVERARHWETEA
- a CDS encoding 3-hydroxy-5-phosphonooxypentane-2,4-dione thiolase, producing MPDADGIKEAKMFHCDMPQQTQGFFLKGSNSLDWGMKNRLARIFNPVSGRTVMLAIDHGYFQGPTTGLERVDINILPLAPYADTLMLTRGILRSVIPPSSSQAIVLRVSGGASILKELSNEEIAVDIEDSIRLNVCAMAVQVFIGGEYERQSIINMTKMVDIGNRYGIPTLAVTAVGKDMARDAKYFRLACRICAELGAHYIKTYYIDEGFETVTASCPVPIVMAGGKKIPELEALTMAYNAVQKGAAGVDMGRNIFQSDAPIAMIQAVRAIVHNNETPKKAFELFKTLKRSKG
- a CDS encoding alcohol dehydrogenase is translated as MKVALWYNNKDIRIKNVPTPKPKQKEMLVKVISCGICGSDIVEWYRLPRAPLVQGHEIGAEVVAVGKSVKKYRPGDRVFIAPKVPCMKCSYCRNGHYPQCSEVKERLPGGFAEYILVPEILIENGTYLLPQDISFDQSTFIEPLACVVRAQRLAGVKKGQTVLVIGCGMSGLLNVKLARTKGCRIIAADINQTKLEIAKQMGADITINAADDISKQLVKESCKKADVVFLCASADSAVEQAWKCVDKGGVVVFFAVPGPDKKVVVPVNDFWMKEITILTSYYCGPPDIVEAMKLIEWRHIVVDDMITHRLPLAKIVKGFQLVTDGRKSIKVIIKPNDG